The Tamandua tetradactyla isolate mTamTet1 chromosome 6, mTamTet1.pri, whole genome shotgun sequence genome contains the following window.
GGTTTGGGGCTTGTGGATCCCTCCAAGAAGACCCAGGACAGTGCCTCTGAGGAGTGCTCTGTGGGTCAACTGGCCTCAAGCTTTTTCCCATCTGTCCTTCTGTCCCAAGCAGTGGATGAGTGGGAAGGGGCTGTAGCTCAGGGCCTGTACaatcacttctcattttcttgttGATTAAGGAGAAGAATACAGATTGTAGAAAACCCCTGCAGACCCATGGTTTggggctttttttctctttaacctTTTATTGTGCAAAACTTCAAATACATGCAATAGTCGAGGAAATAGTGTAAAAATATAAAGGTCAATCTGGTTTGCTCTGTATCTGTGGTCTTCTCTAAACCTATAGCCACGTCTTTCCCCCATGGAGTTACCTGAAGCACATTGCAGGTTCTCACTTGATTAAATCTTTTAAGTGGACCCAATGATAATCTTTCATCCATTGAGTGCCAACTGTGTGCCCAGTCACACATGGCCTTGTGCATGCCCGAGGACTCTGGTAGGGGAGCTAAGGTGTGTTGTAGCTATAGGGGGGGAGTTCTGGTGCGGTTCCCATCAAGGTCAGGCTCTGAAGGCCCAACCTGCCCAGCTTCCTGTCAGAGGCTGGTGGGCGTAGGAAGGAAAGGGTGTGTTGGGCCATTgctccctgccctctgccccgACGCCCTGCTCGCCTCCCTCGCAGACCTGGGCCTCTTCTCCACCAAGACGCTGGTGGAGGCGAGTGGCGAGCACACCGTGGAGGTGCGCACGCAGGTGCAGCAGCCCTCAGATGAGAACTGGGACCTGACTGGCACTCGGCAGATCTGGCCCTGTGAAAGCTCCCGTTCCCACACCACCATTGCCAAGTACGCACAGTACCAGGCCTCCTCCTTCCAGGAGTCTCTGCAGGTGAGAGGCAAGCCTGGGCCCAGGCATGGGGTGGGGACCAGGAGAGTTGGCTGGTGGAAAGATCCCTTGAAGGTCACTGACATGGGCCTGGTCCTCACTCTGGCTgagcaggaggagaaggagagTGAAGACGAGGAGTCAGAGGAACCAGACAGCACCACAGGAACCCCTCCGAGGTATGGCCCTGCCCTCCCCTTCCTACCTCTTTTCCCTTGCCATTGCTTTTCCACCAACTGGCACTCTACtccagcagcagcaccccagATCCGAAGAACCACCACATCATCAAGTTTGGCACCAACATCGACCTGTCTGATGCCAAACGGTCAGTGGGGCTGGGGGTTGAGGCCAGCAAAAATAGGGACAGGGGTTTTGCCAGGCCCGCaagggtggtggggggtggtccAGACCCCTGTTCACTTTTGTTTCACCCTCACCACTGCAGGTGGAAGCCCCAGCTGCAGGAGTTGCTGAAGCTGCCTGCCTTCATGCGGGTGACGTCCACGGGCAACATGCTGAGCCACGTGGGCCACACTATCCTGGGCATGAACACGGTGCAGCTGTACATGAAAGTCCCGGGCAGCCGAACGCCAGGTGCGCCCCTGGCCTGCGCAGGCAGGGGTGGGCAGCAcccggcgggggtgggggtggggggcgggggtggtgcTCTAGGAGCAGAGGGCCTCTGTTGTCCGCCAATTAGGGGAGAGGGGCGGGGTTGCCACTGAGCTCAGGCTCTCGTCAGTTCGCCAAGTCGTTCTCTGTCGCCTCCTGCAGGCCACCAAGAGAACAATAATTTCTGCTCCGTCAACATCAACATTGGCCCAGGCGACTGCGAGTGGTTCGCTGTGCACGAGCACTACTGGGAGACCATCAGCGCCTTCTGCGACCGGTGCGAGCCGCCCTCAGCTGGTCGCCCTTGCAAGCCTTGCAAACCCCAAACTCCCACTTGACCGTGTGGCCGTTCCACAGGCACGGCGTGGACTACCTGACAGGTTCCTGGTGGCCAATCCTGGATGACCTCTACGCCTCCAATATCCCTGTGTACCGCTTTGTGCAGCGCCCAGGAGACCTCGTGTGGATTAATGCCGGGACTGTGCACTGGGTGCAGGCCACCGGCTGGTGCAACAACATCGCCTGGAATGTGGGGCCTCTCACCGGTGAGATGGTGGGCTGGTGAGAGGTGGGGCTCCTGGGGAGTGAGTCCTGTGGTGGGTGAGCTTGGAGGGTGGCCAGCTATGAGGGGTGGGGCTTGGAGGCTGAGAGTCCTGTGGTGACCTGTTTCCACCTGCAGCCTATCAGTACCAGCTGGCCCTGGAACGATATGAGTGGAACGAGGTGAAGAATGTCAAGTCCATCGTTCCCATGATTCACGTGTCCTGGAACGTGGCTCGCACTGTCAAAATCAGTGATCCTGACTTGTTCAAGATGATCAAGTGAGGTTCCTGTGTGGGTGGGAGTCCATCTCCACCTGTCTTGTCCTGCCCATCTGACTACCCCATCCCCACCTCTCTTTTCTCTACCGCTGCGGGGCATGTTACATGCTGGGGATACTGCAGTGAAGGAGGCTGTCCCCTCCTAGCTCTCCTGAGTTTTATTTTCAGTGTCAAAATAGACAAAAGCCAAAGTACAATTCAACTGTGAGAGATGTTCCAAAATGCTGCCAGATCCCATAACGGGACGGGGGAGTTGGCCCGGGCATGAGGTGGGGGTGTGAGGCCTCCTGGGGGAATGTCTCTTGAGCCGAGATGTCAGAAGGCTGTGTCCCCACCCAAGCTGTCCCTGCTCCAACCCTCCCTGAAGCCCTGCCTCACTGCCTCTCTGCTTCCCAGGTTCTGCCTCCTACAGTCCATGAAGCACTGTCAGGTGCAGCGGGAGAGCCTGGTGCGGGCAGGGAAGAAAATCGCCTATCAGGGCCGTGTCAAGGATGAGCCCGCCTACTACTGCAATGAATGCGACGTGAGTAAGCCTTCGTACCCGGTTGGGTTGCGCTAGCTCCTCTGAGGGGCCCATGGCGTCCGCAAACCCATCTCCCCGTGACTGCCCCCTCCTCCGTGCCCTAGGTGGAGGTGTTCAACATCCTGTTCGTGACCAGTGAGAATGGCAGCCGCAACACGTACCTGGTGCACTGCGAGGGCTGTGCCCGGCGCCGCAGCGCGGGCCTGCAGGGCGTGGTGGTGCTGGAGCAGTATCGCACTGAGGAGCTGGCCCAGGCCTACGACGCCTTCACGCTGGTGAGGGGCGGGCGGGTGCTGGCGGGAGACAGGGGAGGGCCGTTGAAGGCGGGCCCCTGGGTGGCCCACCTGCAAGGCCTTGAGCCCGTGACCGCTGTCTTCCCCGCAGGCTCCAGCCAGCACGTCGCGATGAGGCCGGAcgccccgcccgcccgcccgtATTGTCCGCTCAGGGCGCCGCGGGGCCACCAGCACATGCCTGGGCTGGACCTAGGTCCCGCCTCGGGCCGGGAAGGGGGTCGGGCCCAGCCCTTCCACCCCATTGGCAGCTCCCCTCACTTAatttattatgaaaaagaaaaattttttttaaacaaatatgaggaaaaaaagaaaaaaaaaaaaaaagggaggcaggggagggggctggcAGCCCCTCGCCCGCCAGCGCCTCCCCTCACCGACTTTGGCCTTTCTAGCAACAGACACAAGGACCAGGCTGCGGCGCGGCGGGGGTCACATACGGGTTCCCTcacggccgccagccgccgcccAGCAGAGCGCGCGGCTCAAGTGTGTACATAGACGTTGCGGCAGCCGAGGTTTCTAATGAGATTCTTTCTATGGGCTTTACCCGTCCCCAGAACCTCCTTTTTTACTTCCAATGCTAGCTGTGACCCCTGTACATGTCTTTGTTTATTCACTTGGttatgatttgtattttttttttttttaatttataacagTCCCACTCAcctctatttattcatttttgggaAAACCCGACCTCCCGCACCCCCCCCCAAACCATCCCCGCCGCCGGGCCCCCCCTGCGCCCCAGTGTGTGTCCGGGCCCGGCCCGGCCCGTCCGCCTCCGCCCGCCCGCGGCTCCAGCCGGGTTCTCATGGTGCTCAAACCCGCTCCCCTCCCCTACGTCCTGCACTTTCTCAGACCAGGCCCCCCACACCCgaccccaccccaaccccgccTGAGGGTGAGCGACTCCTGTACTGTAGGGGAAGAAGTGGGAACTGAAATggtattttgtaaaaaaataaaataaaataaataaaaaattttaaaagttttaaagaaagaaCTATGAGGAAAGGAACCCCGTCCTTCCCAGCCCCGGCCAATTTAAACACggacttcctcttttttttcttttttcaaaggtGAAACAGCCCAGGGCCAGGGACACCCCGGGTTTCTCTGGGGCTTTATTTTCGGGTTTTTGGTTTCTCCTCCAAGCTGGGGCTGCGGAGGGGTCGGGGGGTTACAGTCCCGCCCCCTCGCACTGCACTGTCTCTCTGCCCCAGGGGCAGAGGGGTCTTCCCACCCTACCCCTATTTTCGGTGATTTTTGTGTgagaatattaatattaaaaataaaagcagaaaaaatccTGTTTTGGAAACGTGCTGGTGATGACTAGGAGGGGGTGCAAGACATGATTGATGGATGGGGAGGGGCTGCGCAGACCCCGGCAAGGCGAGCCCCTCCCCGGAGGCGCCTGTGGAATGTCCAGAGCTCTGGTCCGCTCCTCGGGATGGGGGGGTGGGTGCCTAATCCTAGAGCTGCATTCCaggatgaggggggtggggagaggccgGGCCGGGGGAGGGGCTGGTAAAGAGCTATAAGGGCTGCGGGTCAGGCGGGCGGTAGCCAGGCGGGCCATGGCGGATGTCCCCGGGGCACAGCGATCGGTGCCCGGCGGCGGCCCTGAGCCCAGGGACCCCCTGGACTGCTGGGCCTGCGCTGTGCTGGTAACGGCCCAGAACCTACTGGTGGGTGCCTTCAACCTGCTCCTGCTGGCTGTGGTTCTGGGGACCATCCTGCTACCCGCTGTCACCATGCTGGGTTTCGGCTTCCTCTGTCACTCCCAGGTGAGCGTGCGCCCCAGGATTGATTGTATGTGCGTGTGTTGTACACACATTGGTGGTGGGATCTCTGGGCCGCAACTTCTGCCCGCCCGTGTTGTTCCCGCCCCTTGCACTCACCGACCCAAGACCGCTTGGGCTTGACATCTCCTCCTTCTCCAGTTCCTGCGCTCCCAGGCACCCCCTTGCACCGCGCACCTGCGGGACCCGGGCTTCACGGCCCTGCTGGTCACCGGCTTCCTGCTCCTCGTGCCGCTCCTCGTGCTTGCTCTGGCCAGCTA
Protein-coding sequences here:
- the TMEM88 gene encoding transmembrane protein 88, whose product is MADVPGAQRSVPGGGPEPRDPLDCWACAVLVTAQNLLVGAFNLLLLAVVLGTILLPAVTMLGFGFLCHSQFLRSQAPPCTAHLRDPGFTALLVTGFLLLVPLLVLALASYRRLCLRLRLADCLVPYSRALYRRRGAPQPRQTRASPGSQALPTSGKVWV